Genomic segment of Dehalococcoidales bacterium:
CCCGGAAGAGGCTGAGCATTCTTGTGAACCCGAGCTCGAGCCGGTGGCAGCTATTGACATAACTATAGAAGAGCTGATGGAAGCCTATCAACAGAATGATGAGACTGCAGATGAACGTTACAATGATAAGTTGCTCGCGCTTACAGGTGTGGTTGCGCTGGCAAACGTGCGTGGTGACCGGGATTTCCAGTACGTTACGGTGACAGGGAAAGACCAGAATATTTTCCGTTCGATAAAATGCGTGTTTAATATGGATAAAGCTTTTCAGTTGGAGGGGCTGGAACGCGGGCAGACGGTAGTGATATCGGGCAGGTTCAGAGGCTCGCTGACTTCCATGAGCCTGGTGGATTGTTCGATTATCTAGTTATTAAGGATGATACTTGGAAGCTCAATGATAAAAACAGCTCCATTGCCAGGCTTGTTTTCCGCTCTTATATTCCCGCCATGTTCGGTAATAATCCCATAAACGATGGAAAGACCCCAGGCAAGTTCCCTGTCCGACTTTGCGAGTGGTAAAAACGGCGCTTTTTGCATTGGTTGTTCCCTGGCAAAAACCATCAGGTAATTTACAATCGAGGCGGTACGCCTGGCATC
This window contains:
- a CDS encoding ATP-binding protein encodes the protein MQKAPFLPLAKSDRELAWGLSIVYGIITEHGGNIRAENKPGNGAVFIIELPSIILNN